A window from Culex pipiens pallens isolate TS chromosome 3, TS_CPP_V2, whole genome shotgun sequence encodes these proteins:
- the LOC120420465 gene encoding serine-rich adhesin for platelets-like isoform X3, with protein MMDTVYNFHEMIDIIDVICTLRTELHPMTSGGGGGGDLNGIDCDGDDDEDAIDNRNGRRGGQAATSKLVECKIDNMAESDLKALLEEAITYKRPKDREHKSATFNELLDKTEKEDQEQNFPFTSRPVHSKRASGRPTQGGSLQDLQEAGLNDCYSEFPFAPDFYTNLGGLGVQMSRRHHGGSSFGPGGGDRVINNPRTQKQRYTSSVSSRQREGGSLPSNVNVECSFFNDSSASSAGGGTTITKFKKRDGASGGAKSDYGTMVLTAPLTSAGAAELIEAVAEAAGGAGLCGGMKNTESHLIDGGCMGAAAAAGHTVIDMGELESDETQRLLDNDALQQNLYDSGLDDLDESLGDPYGSSSTTTSGGSSSSGGVHGASGVGGACSALKKIPRFPTTSYTSHAKLEIGEPSSTVRPSLVHHVDKTVPLPLLESNKSVDITPIQLGSSYQAVKCFMSSDAGGGGGVGGSGGSSSVSKQDPKHVMITANNAKYITTQNFSQMISQVSYAGPKYLDENGNSVQQFNSSLLSGSSGSSSSAATVTSSAISSAVSSAAAAAVAAGAAVGMAAGASGNSGGGGVGSVLGTVSGGGSASGGGASSTAGGGKKKRNNKSDRNTVLVIPENIAGWRGKETNIEELVNYIDGKGGGGGVNPKNGTVVKVSGGGGGGNGNGNGSTSGAGGAVENGVAEEKAPKKKSEKKKEKAKLKKSNSLEELSSCSRKKQQAEEEQQSQEMEVTTSSQKPEVAETVTLRKAGKKGSQQHQTSSNSSASSSSTTSSNSSKEGSANNKRGERRSWGTEELAYLEDQHVVQQEEKSASSKKREAKEHASEPPAAALPSFNLGKKRDSLRMSVESLSAVGGVSGGTAVEAAEFHVVIKKKKMKKKAQSLFAEDSGMTGGSSGYGGVSNNRRQLGAGQSYNSAGGARSANPGGKYQTSQSFANDRDAYMNSLTSGSDVSRRKSTSSMPPSEKSDSSDVDSVQSLPIEPSRKQQQQQPSSQQKQGGAGGVSYADIAARIPHADRVNNNLPGAGGGGSNSSNNSSNNTNTSPLDSVEKWPPVQATSPEDLAQALKSPSAFPELVPESEQYQQHQYVNSSVSSVSSSTNSSSNLGSNKATYSQSLLIAAATTPKASLPEEASSTAASGKLVSSVSSEHNVNSSNANANANSTSKLALHKSKSVDNNDIYYSNEHYPALEKTVKPAKTTLTTTTTTPSMVAAAAPVATTLTANSTLQEPKPASAGKTSPVALISVPPVTNPVTVANSSVTTNNNASNGAKKSKKKEAAVAAVTTPANDVESINNARNVAGTTFGQTASLVDVLNNNNTSNPVLIEHAAEIDYSQNNGLTTSSATTTTSRTNGGPGLLQSSTPKTTSTTSSSTVNNVGTTTTSKRSKKEKFAPSTTSTTNAPTPQQQHYPSSTQPSANHRPAVIMNDSSTAANEANHHEFTFGFDIDQELLFGDCPEDEQQQTYQKPVDNNVPSPTSNTSVQSTDLGYSSMQQSSSSVAASPSSASSSSSSQQQQQHHYHNQQQQQPETYEMLNSTDPDTYRDSIEHKFHQPPPSMVLPGPGPLYTQPPPQLPPPHVLARQQARPAPTTTAAGHYNLPPPPVQQQQQPLQPAVVDSATNTSPPTLMTVPPPPLPIPVVATAVPIPVVVAAQPLPAAVPVVLVPAGPPPVAVVPVAVAATTPNSITSLNNQTTMTVAVAPVPVPVNVTAEPPHLEYQPKPQRQAQQQQHVPAQPQQSQQQPIREKIKEINLRFIAPEQLQTNHNHDKIVNFVGMAWEDIICGNNGSAKYYDGK; from the exons ATGATGGACACGGTGTACAATTTTCACGAAATGATTGACATAATCGATGTGATTTGTACCCTTCGCACGGAACTGCACCCGATGAcgagtggcggcggcggcggcggtgaccTCAACGGCATCGActgcgacggcgacgacgatgaaGATGCTATCGACAACAGAAACGGCCGCCGAGGTGGCCAGGCCGCCACTTCGAAGCTCGTTGAATGCAAG ATCGATAACATGGCGGAGAGTGATCTCAAGGCGCTTCTCGAGGAAGCCATCACCTACAAACGTCCAAAGGATCGGGAGCACAAGAGTGCAACGTTCAAC GAACTTCTCGACAAAACGGAGAAGGAAGACCAGGAGCAAAACTTCCCGTTCACAAGCCGGCCGGTCCACTCGAAGCGGGCCTCGGGCCGACCCACGCAGGGCGGTTCCCTGCAGGATCTCCAGGAGGCCGGCCTCAACGACTGCTACTCGGAGTTTCCGTTCGCGCCCGACTTCTACACGAACCTGGGCGGGTTGGGCGTGCAGATGTCCCGGCGGCACCACGGCGGCAGTTCGTTCGGGCCGGGTGGCGGGGACCGCGTCATCAACAACCCACGCACGCAAAAGCAACGCTACACGAGTTCGGTTTCGTCGCGGCAACGGGAAGGGGGCAGCCTGCCGAGCAACGTCAACGTCGAGTGTTCGTTCTTCAACGATTCTTCCGCGTCGTCGGCTGGTGGGGGGACCACGATTACCAAGTTTAAGAAGCGGGACGGAGCGAGTGGCGGTGCGAAGAGCGATTACGGCACGATGGTCCTGACGGCACCGTTGACGAGCGCCGGAGCTGCGGAACTGATTGAGGCCGTGGCGGAAGCGGCGGGTGGGGCGGGGCTGTGCGGTGGCATGAAGAACACGGAATCTCACCTGATTGATGGGGGTTGCATGGGAGCGGCAGCGGCGGCTGGCCACACCGTCATCGACATGGGCGAGCTGGAATCTGACGAAACGCAGCGACTGCTGGACAACGATGCGTTGCAGCAGAATCTGTACGATTCGGGGCTGGACGATTTGGACGAAAGTTTGGGGGATCCGTACGGCAGCAGTAGCACGACCACAAGCGGAGGTAGCAGCTCTTCCGGGGGAGTTCACGGTGCTTCGGGGGTTGGAGGTGCGTGCAGTGCGCTGAAGAAGATTCCGCGCTTCCCCACGACCAGCTACACTAGTCACGCCAAGCTGGAGATTGGCGAGCCGTCGTCAACGGTGCGACCGTCGCTGGTGCACCACGTCGACAAGACCGTCCCGCTGCCCCTGCTCGAGAGCAACAAGAGCGTGGACATTACGCCGATCCAGTTGGGTTCGAGCTACCAGGCCGTCAAGTGCTTCATGTCCAGCGATgcgggagggggagggggcgtAGGGGGAAGTGGCGGCAGCAGCAGCGTTAGCAAGCAAGACCCCAAGCACGTGATGATCACCGCCAACAACGCCAAGTACATCACCACGCAGAACTTTAGCCAGATGATTTCGCAAGTAAGTTACGCGGGG CCAAAATATTTGGACGAAAACGGCAACTCGGTGCAGCAGTTCAACAGCAGTCTGCTCAGTGGTTCGTCCGGTTCGTCCTCGTCGGCCGCAACGGTGACGAGCTCGGCCATCTCCTCGGCCGTGTCGTCGGCAGCAGCCGCGGCCGTCGCGGCAGGAGCAGCCGTAGGAATGGCCGCCGGGGCCAGTGGCAATAGTGGCGGCGGCGGGGTTGGCAGTGTTCTCGGTACGGTTAGTGGCGGCGGCTCCGCAAGTGGTGGTGGGGCTAGTTCGACCGCCGGCGGTGGCAAGAAGAAGCGCAATAACAAGTCTGACCGGAACACGGTGCTGGTGATACCGGAGAATATCGCCGGCTGGCGGGGCAAGGAGACGAACATTGAGGAGCTGGTGAATTACATCGACGGGAAGGGGGGCGGTGGTGGGGTCAATCCGAAGAACGGTACCGTGGTTAAAGTGAGTGGCGGTGGGGGTGGGGGTAACGGGAATGGAAACGGTTCCACTAGCGGTGCTGGTGGGGCTGTTGAGAATGGTGTTGCGGAAGAGAAGGCCCCGAAGAAGAAGAGtgagaaaaagaaagaaaaggccAAACTGAAAAAGAGCAACTCGCTGGAAGAGCTGAGCAGCTGCAGCCGGAAGAAGCAGCAGGCCGAGGAGGAGCAGCAGAGTCAGGAGATGGAGGTGACGACGTCGTCACAGAAGCCGGAAGTTGCGGAAACGGTGACGCTTCGAAAGGCTGGCAAGAAGGGAAGTCAGCAGCACCAAACGTCCTCCAACTCGTCCGCGTCGTCGTCCTCGACGACTTCGTCGAACTCTTCCAAGGAAGGTTCCGCAAATAATAAGCGAGGCGAGCGGCGTTCGTGGGGCACGGAAGAGTTGGCCTACCTTGAGGATCAGCATGTTGTGCAGCAGGAGGAGAAATCTGCGTCGTCGAAGAAACGAGAGGCCAAAGAACACGCGAGTGAACCGCCAGCCGCTGCCTTGCCTTCGTTCAACCTGGGCAAGAAGCGCGACTCGTTACGGATGTCGGTGGAATCGCTGTCGGCGGTTGGTGGAGTGTCGGGAGGAACGGCCGTGGAGGCCGCCGAGTTCCACGTAGTGATTAAgaagaagaagatgaagaaGAAAGCTCAGAGTTTGTTTGCGGAAGATTCCGGAATGACCGGCGGGTCGTCCGGATACGGTGGCGTATCGAACAATCGACGGCAATTGGGCGCCGGTCAGAGTTACAACTCGGCAGGTGGCGCGCGATCTGCGAACCCGGGTGGCAAGTATCAGACGAGTCAGAGCTTTGCCAACGATCGGGACGCGTACATGAACTCGCTAACTAGCGGAAGTGACGTTTCGCGAAGGAAATCGACCTCCTCGATGCCTCCGTCGGAAAAGTCCGACTCGAGCGATGTCGACTCGGTACAGTCACTGCCCATCGAGCCCTcgcggaagcagcagcagcaacaaccctCGTCCCAGCAGAAGCAGGGCGGCGCCGGTGGCGTCTCGTACGCGGACATTGCGGCCCGAATTCCGCACGCCGATCGCGTCAACAACAATCTGCCGGGTGCCGGCGGCGGAGGTTCCAACAgtagcaacaacagcagcaataACACCAACACATCCCCGCTGGACAGTGTCGAAAAGTGGCCTCCGGTCCAGGCGACCAGCCCCGAGGACCTTGCTCAAGCACTCAAGTCACCATCCGCGTTCCCGGAACTAGTCCCCGAATCCGAGCAATATCAACAGCACCAGTATGTGAATAGTAGCGTTAGTAGCGTTAGCAGTAGTACCAACAGCAGTAGCAATCTAGGAAGTAACAAGGCGACTTACTCGCAAAGTCTGCtgattgcggcggcgaccacgCCCAAGGCGTCCCTCCCGGAAGAAGCGTCCTCGACGGCGGCCAGTGGCAAACTAGTTAGTAGCGTTAGTAGTGAACATAATGTAAATAGTAGCAACGCTAACGCCAACGCCAACAGCACTTCGAAGCTGGCGTTACACAAATCCAAGAGTGTCGACAATAACGACATTTACTACTCCAACGAGCATTACCCGGCCCTGGAGAAGACTGTCAAGCCGGCCAAAACGACTTtgaccacgacgacgacgactccatCGATGGTGGCGGCCGCCGCGCCCGTGGCCACCACCCTTACTGCCAACAGCACCCTGCAAGAACCCAAGCCAGCTTCCGCCGGGAAGACGAGTCCCGTTGCGTTGATATCGGTTCCCCCAGTCACGAATCCAGTCACAGTCGCAAACAGCAGCGTAACCACCAACAACAACGCTTCGAACGGtgccaaaaaatccaaaaagaaGGAGGCTGCAGTCGCAGCAGTGACGACACCGGCAAACGACGTCGAATCGATCAACAACGCGCGGAATGTTGCTGGCACGACCTTCGGCCAGACGGCGTCGCTGGTTGACgtcctcaacaacaacaacaccagcaATCCGGTGCTGATTGAGCACGCCGCAGAGATTGATTACTCGCAAAACAATGGATTGACGACGTcgtcggcgacgacgacgacgagccgGACGAACGGCGGTCCCGGACTTCTGCAGAGCAGCACTCCCAAGACGACTAGCACGACTTCGTCTTCGACGGTGAACAACGTCggcacgacgacgacgtccaAGCGGTCCAAAAAGGAAAAGTTTGCCCCGTCCACAACTTCAACCACGAACGCGCCAACTCCGCAACAGCAACACTACCCATCGTCAACGCAGCCTTCCGCAAACCACCGGCCCGCGGTCATCATGAACGACAGCAGCACCGCCGCCAACGAGGCGAACCACCACGAGTTCACCTTTGGCTTCGACATCGATCAGGAGCTGCTGTTTGGCGACTGCCCAGAGGACGAGCAGCAGCAGACCTACCAGAAGCCCGTCGACAACAACGTTCCTTCGCCGACGAGCAACACGTCCGTACAGTCGACCGACCTCGGCTACAGCTCAATGCAGCAGTCGAGCAGTTCCGTCGCGGCGTCCCCGTCGTCGGCGTCCTCTTCCAGCTcgtcgcagcagcagcagcaacaccaTTATCacaatcagcagcagcagcaaccggAAACGTACGAGATGCTCAACTCAACTGACCCTG ACACCTACCGGGACAGCATCGAGCATAAGTTCCACCAGCCGCCGCCGTCCATGGTGTTGCCCGGACCTGGTCCACTGTACACGCAACCTCCGCCGCAGCTTCCACCGCCACACGTGCTGGCGCGACAACAGGCTCGTCCTGCCCCGACCACAACCGCCGCAGGACACTACAACTTGCCACCACCACcggtccagcagcagcagcagccgctcCAACCAGCCGTCGTCGACAGTGCCACCAACACGTCCCCACCAACGCTGATGACGGTTCCGCCGCCGCCACTTCCCATCCCCGTCGTTGCCACGGCCGTACCCATCCCGGTCGTGGTGGCCGCTCAGCCACTGCCTGCCGCCGTACCGGTCGTGCTGGTCCCGGCCGGTCCGCCTCCGGTAGCCGTCGTGCCCGTTGCGGTCGCTGCAACCACCCCCAACAGCATCACTAGTCTCAACAACCAAACCACGATGACGGTCGCGGTGGCGCCGGTGCCAGTGCCGGTGAACGTAACGGCGGAACCACCCCACCTCGAGTACCAGCCAAAGCCGCAGCGGCAagcgcaacagcagcagcacgtaCCGGCGCAACCTCAGCAAAGTCAGCAGCAGCCAATCCGGGAGAAGATCAAGGAGATTAACCTGCGGTTTATTGCGCCCGAGCAGCTGCAGACGAACCACAACCACGACAAGATTGTCAACTTTGTCGGCATGG CCTGGGAGGACATAATCTGTGGCAACAATGGCAGCGCCAAGTACTACGACGGAAAATAA
- the LOC120420465 gene encoding serine-rich adhesin for platelets-like isoform X4 produces MAESDLKALLEEAITYKRPKDREHKSATFNELLDKTEKEDQEQNFPFTSRPVHSKRASGRPTQGGSLQDLQEAGLNDCYSEFPFAPDFYTNLGGLGVQMSRRHHGGSSFGPGGGDRVINNPRTQKQRYTSSVSSRQREGGSLPSNVNVECSFFNDSSASSAGGGTTITKFKKRDGASGGAKSDYGTMVLTAPLTSAGAAELIEAVAEAAGGAGLCGGMKNTESHLIDGGCMGAAAAAGHTVIDMGELESDETQRLLDNDALQQNLYDSGLDDLDESLGDPYGSSSTTTSGGSSSSGGVHGASGVGGACSALKKIPRFPTTSYTSHAKLEIGEPSSTVRPSLVHHVDKTVPLPLLESNKSVDITPIQLGSSYQAVKCFMSSDAGGGGGVGGSGGSSSVSKQDPKHVMITANNAKYITTQNFSQMISQVSYAGPKYLDENGNSVQQFNSSLLSGSSGSSSSAATVTSSAISSAVSSAAAAAVAAGAAVGMAAGASGNSGGGGVGSVLGTVSGGGSASGGGASSTAGGGKKKRNNKSDRNTVLVIPENIAGWRGKETNIEELVNYIDGKGGGGGVNPKNGTVVKVSGGGGGGNGNGNGSTSGAGGAVENGVAEEKAPKKKSEKKKEKAKLKKSNSLEELSSCSRKKQQAEEEQQSQEMEVTTSSQKPEVAETVTLRKAGKKGSQQHQTSSNSSASSSSTTSSNSSKEGSANNKRGERRSWGTEELAYLEDQHVVQQEEKSASSKKREAKEHASEPPAAALPSFNLGKKRDSLRMSVESLSAVGGVSGGTAVEAAEFHVVIKKKKMKKKAQSLFAEDSGMTGGSSGYGGVSNNRRQLGAGQSYNSAGGARSANPGGKYQTSQSFANDRDAYMNSLTSGSDVSRRKSTSSMPPSEKSDSSDVDSVQSLPIEPSRKQQQQQPSSQQKQGGAGGVSYADIAARIPHADRVNNNLPGAGGGGSNSSNNSSNNTNTSPLDSVEKWPPVQATSPEDLAQALKSPSAFPELVPESEQYQQHQYVNSSVSSVSSSTNSSSNLGSNKATYSQSLLIAAATTPKASLPEEASSTAASGKLVSSVSSEHNVNSSNANANANSTSKLALHKSKSVDNNDIYYSNEHYPALEKTVKPAKTTLTTTTTTPSMVAAAAPVATTLTANSTLQEPKPASAGKTSPVALISVPPVTNPVTVANSSVTTNNNASNGAKKSKKKEAAVAAVTTPANDVESINNARNVAGTTFGQTASLVDVLNNNNTSNPVLIEHAAEIDYSQNNGLTTSSATTTTSRTNGGPGLLQSSTPKTTSTTSSSTVNNVGTTTTSKRSKKEKFAPSTTSTTNAPTPQQQHYPSSTQPSANHRPAVIMNDSSTAANEANHHEFTFGFDIDQELLFGDCPEDEQQQTYQKPVDNNVPSPTSNTSVQSTDLGYSSMQQSSSSVAASPSSASSSSSSQQQQQHHYHNQQQQQPETYEMLNSTDPDTYRDSIEHKFHQPPPSMVLPGPGPLYTQPPPQLPPPHVLARQQARPAPTTTAAGHYNLPPPPVQQQQQPLQPAVVDSATNTSPPTLMTVPPPPLPIPVVATAVPIPVVVAAQPLPAAVPVVLVPAGPPPVAVVPVAVAATTPNSITSLNNQTTMTVAVAPVPVPVNVTAEPPHLEYQPKPQRQAQQQQHVPAQPQQSQQQPIREKIKEINLRFIAPEQLQTNHNHDKIVNFVGMAWEDIICGNNGSAKYYDGK; encoded by the exons ATGGCGGAGAGTGATCTCAAGGCGCTTCTCGAGGAAGCCATCACCTACAAACGTCCAAAGGATCGGGAGCACAAGAGTGCAACGTTCAAC GAACTTCTCGACAAAACGGAGAAGGAAGACCAGGAGCAAAACTTCCCGTTCACAAGCCGGCCGGTCCACTCGAAGCGGGCCTCGGGCCGACCCACGCAGGGCGGTTCCCTGCAGGATCTCCAGGAGGCCGGCCTCAACGACTGCTACTCGGAGTTTCCGTTCGCGCCCGACTTCTACACGAACCTGGGCGGGTTGGGCGTGCAGATGTCCCGGCGGCACCACGGCGGCAGTTCGTTCGGGCCGGGTGGCGGGGACCGCGTCATCAACAACCCACGCACGCAAAAGCAACGCTACACGAGTTCGGTTTCGTCGCGGCAACGGGAAGGGGGCAGCCTGCCGAGCAACGTCAACGTCGAGTGTTCGTTCTTCAACGATTCTTCCGCGTCGTCGGCTGGTGGGGGGACCACGATTACCAAGTTTAAGAAGCGGGACGGAGCGAGTGGCGGTGCGAAGAGCGATTACGGCACGATGGTCCTGACGGCACCGTTGACGAGCGCCGGAGCTGCGGAACTGATTGAGGCCGTGGCGGAAGCGGCGGGTGGGGCGGGGCTGTGCGGTGGCATGAAGAACACGGAATCTCACCTGATTGATGGGGGTTGCATGGGAGCGGCAGCGGCGGCTGGCCACACCGTCATCGACATGGGCGAGCTGGAATCTGACGAAACGCAGCGACTGCTGGACAACGATGCGTTGCAGCAGAATCTGTACGATTCGGGGCTGGACGATTTGGACGAAAGTTTGGGGGATCCGTACGGCAGCAGTAGCACGACCACAAGCGGAGGTAGCAGCTCTTCCGGGGGAGTTCACGGTGCTTCGGGGGTTGGAGGTGCGTGCAGTGCGCTGAAGAAGATTCCGCGCTTCCCCACGACCAGCTACACTAGTCACGCCAAGCTGGAGATTGGCGAGCCGTCGTCAACGGTGCGACCGTCGCTGGTGCACCACGTCGACAAGACCGTCCCGCTGCCCCTGCTCGAGAGCAACAAGAGCGTGGACATTACGCCGATCCAGTTGGGTTCGAGCTACCAGGCCGTCAAGTGCTTCATGTCCAGCGATgcgggagggggagggggcgtAGGGGGAAGTGGCGGCAGCAGCAGCGTTAGCAAGCAAGACCCCAAGCACGTGATGATCACCGCCAACAACGCCAAGTACATCACCACGCAGAACTTTAGCCAGATGATTTCGCAAGTAAGTTACGCGGGG CCAAAATATTTGGACGAAAACGGCAACTCGGTGCAGCAGTTCAACAGCAGTCTGCTCAGTGGTTCGTCCGGTTCGTCCTCGTCGGCCGCAACGGTGACGAGCTCGGCCATCTCCTCGGCCGTGTCGTCGGCAGCAGCCGCGGCCGTCGCGGCAGGAGCAGCCGTAGGAATGGCCGCCGGGGCCAGTGGCAATAGTGGCGGCGGCGGGGTTGGCAGTGTTCTCGGTACGGTTAGTGGCGGCGGCTCCGCAAGTGGTGGTGGGGCTAGTTCGACCGCCGGCGGTGGCAAGAAGAAGCGCAATAACAAGTCTGACCGGAACACGGTGCTGGTGATACCGGAGAATATCGCCGGCTGGCGGGGCAAGGAGACGAACATTGAGGAGCTGGTGAATTACATCGACGGGAAGGGGGGCGGTGGTGGGGTCAATCCGAAGAACGGTACCGTGGTTAAAGTGAGTGGCGGTGGGGGTGGGGGTAACGGGAATGGAAACGGTTCCACTAGCGGTGCTGGTGGGGCTGTTGAGAATGGTGTTGCGGAAGAGAAGGCCCCGAAGAAGAAGAGtgagaaaaagaaagaaaaggccAAACTGAAAAAGAGCAACTCGCTGGAAGAGCTGAGCAGCTGCAGCCGGAAGAAGCAGCAGGCCGAGGAGGAGCAGCAGAGTCAGGAGATGGAGGTGACGACGTCGTCACAGAAGCCGGAAGTTGCGGAAACGGTGACGCTTCGAAAGGCTGGCAAGAAGGGAAGTCAGCAGCACCAAACGTCCTCCAACTCGTCCGCGTCGTCGTCCTCGACGACTTCGTCGAACTCTTCCAAGGAAGGTTCCGCAAATAATAAGCGAGGCGAGCGGCGTTCGTGGGGCACGGAAGAGTTGGCCTACCTTGAGGATCAGCATGTTGTGCAGCAGGAGGAGAAATCTGCGTCGTCGAAGAAACGAGAGGCCAAAGAACACGCGAGTGAACCGCCAGCCGCTGCCTTGCCTTCGTTCAACCTGGGCAAGAAGCGCGACTCGTTACGGATGTCGGTGGAATCGCTGTCGGCGGTTGGTGGAGTGTCGGGAGGAACGGCCGTGGAGGCCGCCGAGTTCCACGTAGTGATTAAgaagaagaagatgaagaaGAAAGCTCAGAGTTTGTTTGCGGAAGATTCCGGAATGACCGGCGGGTCGTCCGGATACGGTGGCGTATCGAACAATCGACGGCAATTGGGCGCCGGTCAGAGTTACAACTCGGCAGGTGGCGCGCGATCTGCGAACCCGGGTGGCAAGTATCAGACGAGTCAGAGCTTTGCCAACGATCGGGACGCGTACATGAACTCGCTAACTAGCGGAAGTGACGTTTCGCGAAGGAAATCGACCTCCTCGATGCCTCCGTCGGAAAAGTCCGACTCGAGCGATGTCGACTCGGTACAGTCACTGCCCATCGAGCCCTcgcggaagcagcagcagcaacaaccctCGTCCCAGCAGAAGCAGGGCGGCGCCGGTGGCGTCTCGTACGCGGACATTGCGGCCCGAATTCCGCACGCCGATCGCGTCAACAACAATCTGCCGGGTGCCGGCGGCGGAGGTTCCAACAgtagcaacaacagcagcaataACACCAACACATCCCCGCTGGACAGTGTCGAAAAGTGGCCTCCGGTCCAGGCGACCAGCCCCGAGGACCTTGCTCAAGCACTCAAGTCACCATCCGCGTTCCCGGAACTAGTCCCCGAATCCGAGCAATATCAACAGCACCAGTATGTGAATAGTAGCGTTAGTAGCGTTAGCAGTAGTACCAACAGCAGTAGCAATCTAGGAAGTAACAAGGCGACTTACTCGCAAAGTCTGCtgattgcggcggcgaccacgCCCAAGGCGTCCCTCCCGGAAGAAGCGTCCTCGACGGCGGCCAGTGGCAAACTAGTTAGTAGCGTTAGTAGTGAACATAATGTAAATAGTAGCAACGCTAACGCCAACGCCAACAGCACTTCGAAGCTGGCGTTACACAAATCCAAGAGTGTCGACAATAACGACATTTACTACTCCAACGAGCATTACCCGGCCCTGGAGAAGACTGTCAAGCCGGCCAAAACGACTTtgaccacgacgacgacgactccatCGATGGTGGCGGCCGCCGCGCCCGTGGCCACCACCCTTACTGCCAACAGCACCCTGCAAGAACCCAAGCCAGCTTCCGCCGGGAAGACGAGTCCCGTTGCGTTGATATCGGTTCCCCCAGTCACGAATCCAGTCACAGTCGCAAACAGCAGCGTAACCACCAACAACAACGCTTCGAACGGtgccaaaaaatccaaaaagaaGGAGGCTGCAGTCGCAGCAGTGACGACACCGGCAAACGACGTCGAATCGATCAACAACGCGCGGAATGTTGCTGGCACGACCTTCGGCCAGACGGCGTCGCTGGTTGACgtcctcaacaacaacaacaccagcaATCCGGTGCTGATTGAGCACGCCGCAGAGATTGATTACTCGCAAAACAATGGATTGACGACGTcgtcggcgacgacgacgacgagccgGACGAACGGCGGTCCCGGACTTCTGCAGAGCAGCACTCCCAAGACGACTAGCACGACTTCGTCTTCGACGGTGAACAACGTCggcacgacgacgacgtccaAGCGGTCCAAAAAGGAAAAGTTTGCCCCGTCCACAACTTCAACCACGAACGCGCCAACTCCGCAACAGCAACACTACCCATCGTCAACGCAGCCTTCCGCAAACCACCGGCCCGCGGTCATCATGAACGACAGCAGCACCGCCGCCAACGAGGCGAACCACCACGAGTTCACCTTTGGCTTCGACATCGATCAGGAGCTGCTGTTTGGCGACTGCCCAGAGGACGAGCAGCAGCAGACCTACCAGAAGCCCGTCGACAACAACGTTCCTTCGCCGACGAGCAACACGTCCGTACAGTCGACCGACCTCGGCTACAGCTCAATGCAGCAGTCGAGCAGTTCCGTCGCGGCGTCCCCGTCGTCGGCGTCCTCTTCCAGCTcgtcgcagcagcagcagcaacaccaTTATCacaatcagcagcagcagcaaccggAAACGTACGAGATGCTCAACTCAACTGACCCTG ACACCTACCGGGACAGCATCGAGCATAAGTTCCACCAGCCGCCGCCGTCCATGGTGTTGCCCGGACCTGGTCCACTGTACACGCAACCTCCGCCGCAGCTTCCACCGCCACACGTGCTGGCGCGACAACAGGCTCGTCCTGCCCCGACCACAACCGCCGCAGGACACTACAACTTGCCACCACCACcggtccagcagcagcagcagccgctcCAACCAGCCGTCGTCGACAGTGCCACCAACACGTCCCCACCAACGCTGATGACGGTTCCGCCGCCGCCACTTCCCATCCCCGTCGTTGCCACGGCCGTACCCATCCCGGTCGTGGTGGCCGCTCAGCCACTGCCTGCCGCCGTACCGGTCGTGCTGGTCCCGGCCGGTCCGCCTCCGGTAGCCGTCGTGCCCGTTGCGGTCGCTGCAACCACCCCCAACAGCATCACTAGTCTCAACAACCAAACCACGATGACGGTCGCGGTGGCGCCGGTGCCAGTGCCGGTGAACGTAACGGCGGAACCACCCCACCTCGAGTACCAGCCAAAGCCGCAGCGGCAagcgcaacagcagcagcacgtaCCGGCGCAACCTCAGCAAAGTCAGCAGCAGCCAATCCGGGAGAAGATCAAGGAGATTAACCTGCGGTTTATTGCGCCCGAGCAGCTGCAGACGAACCACAACCACGACAAGATTGTCAACTTTGTCGGCATGG CCTGGGAGGACATAATCTGTGGCAACAATGGCAGCGCCAAGTACTACGACGGAAAATAA